From Streptomyces sp. NBC_00237, a single genomic window includes:
- the rplU gene encoding 50S ribosomal protein L21, producing MYAIVRSGGRQHKVAVDDIVEVDKISTAKVGDTVELSTLLVVDGDSVTSDPWVLAGIKVTAEVVDHHKGEKIDILRYKNKTGYRRRQGHRQQYTAIKVTGIPTAAK from the coding sequence GTGTACGCCATCGTGCGCAGCGGTGGTCGCCAGCACAAGGTTGCTGTCGACGACATCGTTGAGGTTGACAAGATTTCCACTGCCAAGGTTGGCGACACGGTCGAGCTTTCGACTCTGCTCGTTGTCGACGGCGACTCCGTGACCAGCGACCCGTGGGTCCTGGCCGGGATCAAGGTCACGGCCGAGGTCGTGGACCACCACAAGGGCGAGAAGATCGACATTCTCCGCTACAAGAACAAGACCGGCTACCGCCGTCGCCAGGGTCACCGCCAGCAGTACACGGCGATCAAGGTCACCGGTATCCCCACGGCTGCGAAGTAA
- the obgE gene encoding GTPase ObgE → MTTFVDRVELHVAAGNGGHGCASVHREKFKPLGGPDGGNGGRGGDITLVVDQAVTTLLDYHHSPHRKATNGQPGAGDNRSGKDGQDLILPVPDGTVVLDKDGNVLADLVGHGTTYVAGEGGRGGLGNLALSSARRKAPGFALLGEPGKSADIVLELKTVADVALVGYPSAGKSSLISVLSAAKPKIADYPFTTLVPNLGVVTAGSTVYTIADVPGLIPGASEGRGLGLEFLRHVERCSVLVHVLDTATLESDRDPISDLDVIEEELKLYGGLDDRPRLVVLNKVDIPDGQELADMIRPELEARGYKVFDVSAVSRTGLKELSFALAKGIAKMRARKPQEEATRIVIRPKAVDDNGFKVVHDEEENVYRVRGEKPERWVQQTDFSNDEAVGYLADRLSRLGVETALMKAGARAGDAVAIGSDENSVVFDWEPTVMAGAEMLGRRGEDHRLDEPRPAATRRKDREAERDNSQKEYDEFKPF, encoded by the coding sequence ATGACCACCTTCGTGGACCGCGTCGAACTGCATGTCGCCGCGGGTAACGGAGGCCACGGCTGCGCCTCCGTACACCGTGAGAAGTTCAAGCCGCTCGGCGGCCCGGACGGCGGCAACGGCGGGCGCGGCGGCGACATCACCCTCGTTGTCGACCAGGCTGTGACCACTCTGCTCGACTACCACCACAGCCCGCACCGCAAGGCCACCAACGGCCAGCCCGGCGCAGGTGACAACCGTTCCGGCAAGGACGGCCAGGACCTGATCCTGCCCGTGCCCGACGGCACCGTCGTCCTCGACAAGGACGGAAACGTCCTCGCCGACCTCGTCGGCCACGGCACCACCTACGTCGCCGGTGAGGGAGGCCGCGGTGGCCTCGGCAACCTGGCGCTGTCCTCGGCCCGACGCAAGGCCCCCGGCTTCGCTCTCCTGGGCGAGCCCGGCAAGTCCGCGGACATCGTCCTGGAGCTCAAGACCGTCGCCGACGTAGCCCTGGTGGGCTACCCGAGCGCGGGCAAGTCCTCGCTGATCTCGGTGCTCTCCGCAGCCAAGCCGAAGATCGCGGACTACCCGTTCACGACGCTCGTCCCCAACCTCGGCGTCGTCACGGCCGGCTCGACCGTCTACACCATCGCCGACGTCCCCGGCCTGATCCCCGGTGCCAGCGAGGGGCGGGGCCTCGGCCTGGAGTTCCTGCGGCACGTCGAGCGCTGCTCGGTCCTCGTCCACGTACTGGACACGGCGACCCTGGAGTCCGACCGCGACCCGATCTCCGACCTCGACGTCATCGAGGAGGAGCTCAAGCTGTACGGCGGTCTGGACGACCGGCCGCGCCTTGTCGTCCTCAACAAGGTCGACATCCCGGACGGCCAGGAACTCGCGGACATGATCCGCCCGGAGCTCGAAGCCCGCGGCTACAAGGTCTTCGACGTGTCGGCCGTCTCCCGCACGGGGCTGAAGGAACTGTCCTTCGCCCTGGCCAAGGGCATCGCCAAGATGCGCGCCCGCAAGCCGCAGGAGGAAGCGACCCGCATCGTCATCCGTCCGAAGGCCGTCGACGACAACGGCTTCAAGGTCGTCCACGACGAGGAAGAGAACGTCTACCGGGTGCGCGGCGAGAAGCCGGAGCGCTGGGTGCAGCAGACCGACTTCAGCAACGACGAGGCCGTCGGCTACCTCGCCGACCGCCTCAGCCGCCTGGGTGTCGAGACCGCGCTGATGAAGGCCGGTGCCCGCGCGGGCGACGCCGTCGCCATCGGCTCCGACGAGAACTCCGTCGTCTTCGACTGGGAGCCCACCGTCATGGCCGGCGCCGAGATGCTCGGCCGCCGAGGCGAGGACCACCGCTTGGACGAGCCGCGCCCCGCCGCGACCCGCCGCAAGGACCGCGAGGCGGAGCGCGACAATTCGCAGAAGGAATACGACGAGTTCAAGCCTTTCTGA
- a CDS encoding ribonuclease E/G: MLEPIDPAEAEKTSPSDTLPPRRRRRAASRPAGPPGAVATQQDQPEPSDAAKTVEAAAPAIPAGEGAVTDTTDTTDTTDNTANTSVGDSAAPARPRRRAVRKATAPAGSPAPVVDETPAPAAESAAPVEPSAEEAPVPRTRRRAVRKATAPVGAPAETASAPVEAPVEEAPAAETAAPARRRATRKATAPAGAPAGTEAAVAAPVEEAPAAEEAPAPRTRRRATRKATAPVVEETAPVVAETPAVEVPVMEAPVAAEPVAEEAPAPRTRRRAVRKATAPAGSPASATAETPAEPVAVPQEQEQEQEQEHEQAAAEEAPVIEEAPAPRARRRAVRKATAPAGAPAAAGMQAAAEPVAVTETVKEAAPEPVEDEAPRGRARRRASRPVATPKFTAEPAAPAAEAKAEESGPRSRRREQRPAVAVFQAPVFAEPMFQTPETAAMAAAAAPVEEPEEDEEETVEVEAVVEAPVQEAEPAQSGGRRRRRRRGESAPAEQARAEVQEAPQDEAEEDAEQAHEGEGHDESDDSDDRRARRRRRGGRRRRRGDALDAEDTDSDNGHKRYEDAGEPQQDADSVSEEDDSEEHDDEHQGGAGSSSSRRRRRRRRRSGDSGHDEAQGGSDDPERTVVKVREPRKKEAAVERELGTGFDEVQSIKGSTRMEAKKQRRREGREQGRRRVPIITEAEFLARREAVERVMVVRQNGERTQIGVLEDNILVEHYVNKEQSTSYVGNVYLGKVQNVLPSMEAAFIDIGKGRNAVLYAGEVNFEALGMAHGPRRIETALKSGQSVLVQVTKDPIGHKGARLTSQVSLPGRYLVYVPEGSMTGISRKLPDTERARLKTILKKIVPEDAGVIVRTAAEGASEDELRRDVERLQAQWEDIQKKAKSNTATNAPTLLYGEPDMTVRVVRDIFNEDFSKVIVSGDEAWQTIYGYVAHVAPDLTDRLSRWTSEVDVFATYRIDEQLMKALDRKVYLPSGGSLVIDKTEAMIVVDVNTGKFTGQGGNLEETVTKNNLEAAEEIVRQLRLRDLGGIVVIDFIDMVLESNRDLVLRRLLECLGRDRTKHQVAEVTSLGLVQMTRKRVGQGLLESFSETCVHCNGRGVIVHMEQPTAIGGGGGSKRSKKRGKGGSGSEHTDHAEHVEHASDSAHPEHSGQDNGSGHDHHEAYEPLEVETEAEVAAEVAAPIALPSPDFVPDEELYNSAAEAEAAATRGRGRRRASRKASSPAGAPRGKTSPADYIEHASPMKAKAAVEKTPEAAVVAEVAVAPEAPVASVAEVPVAEAAPAVVETVVEEAAAAPRGRRRATRKASAPAGAPKEAQAAEVTVVETAPVAPAPVAPAPVVEEAPAARAAEPETAAPVADAAPPRARRRATRKATAPAGSPAGSVEAAVLVVDAAPSVAAEAAVAEIAVTEAVVTEAPAPEGDEAPAPAKKTARKTAAKKAAPAKKAAAKKTAAKKTVAKKTAAKTAKTATKAATKTAAKKTAKKTAAAEQTLPSVSAPAQD, encoded by the coding sequence CGATCCCGCTGAGGCCGAGAAGACTTCGCCCAGCGACACCTTGCCGCCGCGCCGCAGGCGCCGCGCGGCCTCGCGTCCCGCCGGTCCCCCCGGGGCCGTCGCGACCCAGCAGGACCAGCCGGAACCGTCGGATGCCGCCAAGACCGTAGAGGCCGCGGCTCCGGCCATACCGGCCGGAGAGGGTGCCGTGACCGACACCACTGACACCACTGACACCACTGACAACACCGCGAACACCAGCGTCGGCGACAGCGCCGCCCCCGCGCGCCCGCGCCGTCGTGCCGTGCGCAAGGCGACCGCCCCGGCGGGCTCGCCCGCACCGGTCGTCGACGAGACCCCGGCCCCCGCGGCCGAGAGTGCCGCTCCCGTCGAGCCGTCCGCCGAGGAGGCCCCCGTGCCGCGCACGCGCCGTCGTGCCGTGCGCAAGGCCACCGCGCCGGTGGGCGCCCCGGCCGAGACCGCTTCGGCCCCCGTCGAGGCCCCCGTCGAGGAGGCTCCTGCCGCCGAGACGGCCGCTCCGGCACGCCGTCGTGCCACCCGTAAGGCGACCGCCCCGGCGGGTGCCCCGGCCGGGACCGAGGCAGCTGTGGCCGCCCCTGTCGAGGAGGCTCCGGCAGCCGAGGAGGCCCCCGCGCCGCGTACCCGTCGCCGTGCCACCCGCAAGGCGACCGCGCCGGTCGTCGAGGAGACCGCGCCGGTCGTGGCGGAGACCCCTGCGGTGGAGGTCCCCGTGATGGAGGCCCCCGTCGCCGCCGAGCCCGTCGCGGAGGAGGCGCCCGCACCCCGTACGCGTCGCCGTGCCGTGCGCAAGGCCACCGCCCCCGCCGGCTCGCCCGCGTCGGCCACCGCCGAGACCCCGGCCGAGCCCGTCGCCGTACCGCAGGAGCAGGAGCAGGAGCAGGAGCAGGAGCACGAGCAGGCCGCCGCCGAAGAGGCCCCGGTCATCGAGGAGGCGCCCGCGCCCCGTGCGCGTCGTCGCGCTGTGCGCAAGGCCACCGCTCCGGCGGGCGCTCCCGCTGCGGCCGGGATGCAGGCTGCGGCCGAGCCCGTCGCCGTAACGGAGACCGTGAAGGAAGCCGCGCCGGAGCCCGTCGAGGACGAGGCGCCGCGTGGGCGTGCCCGTCGTCGGGCGAGCCGTCCGGTCGCCACCCCGAAGTTCACCGCCGAGCCGGCCGCCCCTGCCGCCGAGGCGAAGGCCGAGGAGAGCGGCCCGCGTTCGCGCCGCCGTGAACAGCGGCCCGCAGTCGCCGTCTTCCAGGCGCCGGTCTTCGCCGAGCCCATGTTCCAGACCCCGGAGACCGCCGCCATGGCCGCGGCCGCCGCGCCGGTCGAGGAGCCGGAGGAGGACGAGGAGGAGACGGTCGAGGTCGAGGCCGTCGTCGAGGCACCTGTGCAGGAGGCCGAGCCCGCGCAGTCCGGTGGCCGTCGCCGCCGTCGCCGTCGCGGCGAGAGCGCCCCCGCAGAGCAGGCCCGTGCCGAGGTCCAGGAAGCCCCGCAGGACGAGGCTGAGGAGGACGCCGAGCAGGCGCACGAGGGCGAGGGCCACGACGAGTCGGACGACTCCGACGACCGCCGCGCCCGCCGTCGCCGTCGTGGTGGCCGCCGTCGCCGCCGGGGTGATGCCCTGGACGCCGAGGACACCGACTCCGACAACGGCCACAAGAGGTACGAGGACGCGGGAGAGCCGCAGCAGGACGCGGACAGTGTCTCCGAGGAGGACGACTCCGAGGAGCACGACGACGAGCACCAGGGGGGTGCCGGTTCGTCCAGCAGCCGTCGCCGTCGTCGCCGTCGCCGTCGCAGCGGTGACTCCGGCCACGACGAGGCGCAGGGCGGGTCCGACGACCCGGAGCGCACCGTCGTCAAGGTCCGCGAGCCCCGCAAGAAGGAGGCCGCCGTCGAGCGCGAGCTGGGCACCGGCTTCGACGAGGTCCAGTCCATCAAGGGCTCGACCCGCATGGAGGCCAAGAAGCAGCGCCGCCGCGAAGGCCGCGAGCAGGGCCGTCGTCGCGTCCCGATCATCACCGAGGCCGAGTTCCTGGCCCGGCGCGAGGCCGTCGAGCGCGTCATGGTCGTACGCCAGAACGGCGAGCGCACCCAGATCGGCGTTCTTGAGGACAACATCCTCGTCGAGCACTACGTCAACAAGGAGCAGTCGACGTCCTACGTCGGCAACGTCTACCTGGGCAAGGTGCAGAACGTCCTCCCCTCCATGGAGGCCGCGTTCATCGACATCGGCAAGGGCCGCAACGCCGTCCTGTACGCCGGTGAGGTCAACTTCGAGGCGCTCGGCATGGCCCACGGGCCGCGCCGCATCGAGACCGCTCTCAAGTCCGGCCAGTCGGTACTCGTCCAGGTGACGAAGGACCCGATCGGTCACAAGGGCGCACGTCTGACGAGCCAGGTGTCCCTGCCGGGCCGCTACCTCGTGTACGTGCCCGAGGGCTCCATGACCGGCATCAGCCGCAAGCTCCCGGACACCGAGCGGGCGCGTCTGAAGACCATCCTCAAGAAGATCGTCCCCGAGGACGCGGGCGTCATCGTGCGCACCGCCGCCGAGGGTGCGAGCGAGGACGAGCTGCGCCGCGACGTCGAGCGTCTGCAGGCACAGTGGGAAGACATCCAGAAGAAGGCGAAGAGCAACACGGCCACCAACGCGCCGACGCTGCTCTACGGCGAGCCGGACATGACCGTCCGCGTCGTCCGCGACATCTTCAACGAGGACTTCTCCAAGGTCATCGTCAGCGGTGACGAGGCATGGCAGACGATCTACGGGTACGTCGCCCACGTCGCGCCGGACCTCACCGACCGGCTGTCGCGCTGGACGTCGGAGGTCGACGTCTTCGCGACGTACCGGATCGACGAGCAGCTCATGAAGGCGCTGGACCGCAAGGTCTACCTCCCCTCCGGCGGCTCCCTGGTCATCGACAAGACCGAGGCGATGATCGTCGTCGACGTCAACACCGGGAAGTTCACCGGACAGGGCGGCAACCTCGAAGAGACCGTCACCAAGAACAACCTGGAGGCGGCCGAGGAGATCGTGCGCCAGCTGCGGCTGCGCGACCTCGGCGGCATCGTCGTCATCGACTTCATCGACATGGTCCTGGAGTCGAACCGCGACCTGGTGCTGCGGCGCCTCCTGGAGTGCCTGGGACGCGACCGTACGAAGCACCAGGTGGCGGAGGTCACCTCGCTGGGCCTCGTCCAGATGACCCGCAAGCGGGTCGGCCAGGGCCTCCTGGAGTCCTTCTCCGAGACCTGCGTCCACTGCAACGGGCGCGGCGTCATCGTGCACATGGAGCAGCCCACCGCGATCGGCGGTGGCGGCGGCTCCAAGCGCTCGAAGAAGCGCGGCAAGGGCGGCAGCGGTTCCGAGCACACGGACCACGCCGAGCACGTCGAGCACGCTTCGGACTCCGCCCACCCGGAGCACTCCGGTCAGGACAACGGCTCCGGTCACGACCACCACGAGGCGTACGAGCCCCTTGAGGTGGAGACGGAGGCGGAGGTCGCCGCCGAGGTGGCCGCGCCGATCGCGCTGCCCTCCCCGGACTTCGTACCGGACGAGGAGCTGTACAACAGCGCCGCGGAGGCCGAAGCCGCAGCCACGCGTGGCCGCGGGCGCCGCCGGGCGTCCCGCAAGGCGTCGTCCCCGGCCGGTGCGCCGCGCGGCAAGACCTCGCCTGCGGACTACATCGAGCACGCGTCGCCGATGAAGGCGAAGGCTGCGGTGGAGAAGACCCCTGAGGCCGCAGTGGTCGCCGAGGTCGCAGTGGCCCCCGAGGCTCCTGTTGCCTCCGTGGCTGAGGTCCCGGTGGCCGAGGCCGCTCCCGCGGTCGTCGAGACCGTCGTGGAGGAGGCCGCTGCGGCGCCCCGTGGGCGCCGTCGGGCCACCCGGAAGGCGTCGGCCCCGGCCGGTGCGCCGAAGGAGGCCCAGGCCGCCGAGGTGACCGTGGTGGAGACGGCTCCGGTCGCACCTGCGCCGGTCGCACCCGCGCCGGTCGTCGAGGAGGCTCCGGCTGCTCGGGCCGCCGAGCCCGAGACCGCCGCGCCCGTCGCCGACGCCGCGCCGCCGCGGGCCCGCCGCAGGGCGACGCGCAAGGCCACGGCTCCCGCAGGTTCGCCCGCGGGGTCGGTCGAAGCGGCCGTGCTCGTCGTCGACGCCGCACCGTCGGTGGCCGCCGAGGCCGCGGTGGCTGAGATCGCGGTGACTGAGGCAGTGGTGACCGAGGCTCCGGCACCCGAGGGTGACGAGGCTCCGGCCCCGGCCAAGAAGACGGCGCGCAAGACCGCCGCCAAGAAGGCCGCACCGGCGAAGAAGGCAGCGGCCAAGAAGACCGCCGCCAAGAAGACCGTCGCGAAGAAGACGGCTGCCAAGACCGCCAAGACGGCGACCAAGGCGGCTACGAAGACGGCGGCCAAGAAGACTGCGAAGAAGACGGCCGCGGCGGAGCAGACGCTCCCCTCCGTGTCCGCCCCCGCGCAGGACTGA
- a CDS encoding glycosyltransferase — protein MHKYLGSVLHQDFTDFEILAVDDCSPDASGAILDEYAALDPRVRVLHLAEKAIRNRLHPHLKKSEPSGALR, from the coding sequence ATACACAAATACCTCGGCTCTGTCCTGCACCAGGACTTCACCGACTTCGAGATCCTGGCGGTCGACGACTGCTCGCCCGACGCGTCCGGTGCGATCCTGGACGAGTACGCCGCGCTCGACCCGCGCGTGCGGGTCCTCCATCTCGCCGAGAAGGCCATCCGCAACCGGCTGCACCCCCACCTGAAGAAGTCCGAGCCCTCCGGCGCCTTACGCTGA
- a CDS encoding iron-containing alcohol dehydrogenase family protein, with protein MPVLTRLIPSPVAVDISRGALDDLAGLLADQRISGSGALAIAISGGSGRMLKEKLAPVLPGADWYPVTDGTIDAAVQLAEEMKGRKRYDAVVGLGGGKIIDVAKYAAARIGLPMVAVATNLSHDGLCSPVSILDNDNGRGSYGVPTPIAMLIDLDVIRDAPPRFVRSGIGDALSNISAVADWELSHRVNGEKVDGLAAAMARQAGEAVLRHPGTVTQDAFLTVLAEALVLSGISMSISGDTRPSSGACHEISHAFDLLYPKRSALHGEQVGIGAVFAMHLRGAHEEAGLFADVLRRHAMPVLPGDIGFTVEEFVTAVRYAPQTRPGRFTILEHLDLSEDGIRDAYSSLVKAVGASGGQQDGGR; from the coding sequence GTGCCAGTACTGACCCGGCTGATCCCCTCACCGGTCGCCGTCGACATCTCCCGCGGGGCCCTCGACGACCTCGCGGGCCTCCTCGCCGATCAGCGGATCTCCGGCTCGGGCGCGCTCGCCATCGCCATCAGCGGCGGCTCGGGCCGGATGCTGAAGGAGAAACTGGCACCCGTTCTGCCGGGCGCCGACTGGTACCCCGTCACCGACGGCACCATCGACGCGGCCGTGCAGCTCGCCGAGGAGATGAAGGGCCGCAAGCGGTACGACGCGGTCGTCGGCCTCGGAGGCGGCAAGATCATCGATGTGGCCAAGTACGCGGCCGCCCGCATCGGCCTGCCCATGGTCGCCGTCGCGACGAACCTCTCGCACGACGGCCTGTGCTCCCCGGTGTCCATCCTTGACAACGACAACGGACGCGGCTCCTACGGCGTGCCCACGCCCATCGCGATGCTCATCGACCTCGATGTCATCCGGGACGCCCCGCCCCGCTTCGTACGCTCCGGAATCGGCGACGCCCTCTCCAACATCTCCGCCGTCGCCGACTGGGAACTGTCCCACCGGGTCAACGGCGAGAAGGTCGACGGACTTGCCGCCGCCATGGCCCGGCAGGCCGGTGAGGCGGTGCTGCGCCACCCTGGCACTGTCACCCAGGACGCCTTCCTGACGGTGCTCGCGGAGGCCCTCGTCCTGTCCGGCATCTCGATGTCGATCAGCGGTGACACCCGTCCCTCCTCGGGCGCCTGTCACGAGATCAGCCACGCCTTCGACCTGCTGTACCCGAAGCGCTCGGCGCTGCACGGCGAGCAGGTCGGCATCGGTGCCGTCTTCGCGATGCACCTGCGCGGTGCCCACGAGGAGGCCGGACTGTTCGCCGACGTACTGCGCAGGCACGCCATGCCGGTGCTGCCGGGCGACATCGGCTTCACCGTCGAGGAGTTCGTCACGGCCGTGCGGTACGCGCCGCAGACGCGTCCTGGGCGCTTCACCATCCTGGAACACCTCGACCTGTCCGAGGACGGCATCAGGGACGCGTACAGCTCCCTGGTGAAGGCCGTGGGCGCGTCGGGTGGACAGCAGGACGGCGGGCGTTAG
- the rpmA gene encoding 50S ribosomal protein L27, whose translation MAHKKGASSTRNGRDSNAQRLGVKRFGGQAVNAGEILVRQRGTHFHPGTGVGRGGDDTLFALAAGAVEFGTHRGRKVVNIVPIAG comes from the coding sequence ATGGCACACAAGAAGGGCGCATCGTCCACTCGGAACGGTCGCGACTCCAATGCCCAGCGGCTCGGCGTGAAGCGCTTCGGCGGTCAGGCTGTCAACGCCGGTGAGATCCTGGTCCGCCAGCGCGGTACCCACTTCCACCCGGGCACGGGCGTCGGCCGTGGTGGCGACGACACGCTGTTCGCCCTCGCCGCCGGTGCGGTCGAGTTCGGTACGCACCGTGGTCGCAAGGTCGTGAACATCGTTCCGATCGCCGGCTGA
- the galU gene encoding UTP--glucose-1-phosphate uridylyltransferase GalU, with the protein MSNSATPRPIRKAVIPAAGLGTRFLPATKATPKEMLPVVDKPAIQYVVEEAAGAGLSDVLMITGRNKRALEDHFDRNYELESALTKKGDADRLARVQESSDLATMHYVRQGDPRGLGHAVLCAAPHVGNEAFAVLLGDDLIDPRDPLLARMVEVQQAYGGSVVALMEVDPEQIHLYGCAAVDATAEGDVVKINGLVEKPATEDAPSNLAIIGRYVLDPAVFEVLHKTEPGRGGEIQLTDALQTLAADESVGGPVHGVVFKGRRYDTGDRGDYLKAIVRLAAEREDLGPDFKTWLRGYVAEEI; encoded by the coding sequence ATGAGCAACAGCGCCACCCCTCGCCCCATACGCAAGGCCGTCATCCCGGCCGCAGGGCTCGGCACCCGCTTCCTGCCCGCGACCAAGGCCACTCCGAAGGAGATGCTGCCGGTCGTCGACAAGCCCGCGATCCAGTACGTGGTCGAGGAAGCCGCCGGGGCGGGGCTCTCCGACGTACTCATGATCACGGGCCGCAACAAGCGCGCCCTTGAGGACCACTTCGACCGCAACTACGAGCTGGAGTCGGCGCTCACGAAGAAGGGCGACGCCGACCGCCTCGCGCGCGTCCAGGAGTCCAGCGACCTCGCGACCATGCACTACGTCCGCCAGGGCGACCCGCGGGGCCTTGGTCACGCCGTGCTGTGCGCCGCGCCGCACGTCGGCAACGAGGCTTTCGCCGTCCTCCTCGGCGACGACCTGATCGACCCCCGCGACCCGCTGCTCGCCCGTATGGTCGAGGTCCAGCAGGCGTACGGCGGCAGCGTCGTCGCGCTGATGGAGGTCGACCCGGAGCAGATCCACCTGTACGGCTGCGCGGCCGTCGACGCCACCGCCGAGGGCGACGTCGTCAAGATCAACGGCCTGGTCGAGAAGCCCGCCACCGAGGACGCTCCGAGCAACCTCGCCATCATCGGCCGGTACGTCCTCGACCCGGCCGTCTTCGAGGTCCTGCACAAGACCGAGCCCGGCCGAGGCGGCGAGATCCAGCTCACCGACGCCCTGCAGACCCTTGCCGCGGACGAGAGCGTCGGCGGACCGGTGCACGGTGTCGTCTTCAAGGGCCGCCGCTACGACACCGGCGACCGCGGCGACTACCTGAAGGCCATCGTCCGCCTCGCCGCCGAGCGCGAGGACCTCGGTCCGGACTTCAAGACGTGGCTGCGCGGCTACGTCGCGGAGGAGATCTAA
- a CDS encoding phosphocholine cytidylyltransferase family protein, producing MIGLVLAAGAGRRLRPYTDTLPKALVPVDGDTTVLDLTLGNFAKVGLTEVAIVVGYRKEAVYARKEELEKTYGVTITLIDNDKAEEWNNAYSLWCARDVLKEGVILANGDTVHPVSVEETLLAARGKGQKIILALDTVKNLADEEMKVITDDSDAVQRITKLMDPASATGEYIGVTLIEGEAAEELADALKTTFERDPDLYYEDGYQELVNRGFRIDVAPIGDLKWVEIDNHDDLAKGREIACQY from the coding sequence ATGATCGGCCTGGTACTGGCGGCGGGCGCCGGACGGCGTCTGCGTCCCTACACCGACACGCTGCCCAAGGCACTCGTGCCCGTCGACGGCGACACCACCGTCCTCGACCTCACGCTGGGGAACTTCGCGAAGGTCGGCCTCACTGAGGTCGCGATCGTCGTCGGCTACCGCAAGGAAGCCGTCTACGCGCGCAAGGAGGAGCTGGAGAAGACGTACGGCGTCACGATCACGCTGATCGACAACGACAAGGCCGAGGAGTGGAACAACGCCTACTCCCTCTGGTGCGCCCGCGACGTCCTCAAGGAGGGTGTCATCCTCGCCAACGGCGACACGGTGCACCCGGTCTCCGTCGAGGAGACGCTGCTCGCCGCCCGCGGCAAGGGCCAGAAGATCATCCTCGCCCTCGACACGGTGAAGAACCTCGCCGACGAGGAGATGAAGGTCATCACGGACGACAGCGACGCCGTGCAGCGGATCACCAAGCTGATGGACCCGGCGTCCGCCACCGGTGAGTACATCGGTGTCACGCTGATCGAGGGCGAGGCCGCCGAAGAGCTGGCCGACGCCCTGAAGACCACCTTCGAGCGGGACCCCGACCTCTACTACGAGGACGGCTACCAGGAGCTCGTCAACCGGGGCTTCCGCATCGACGTCGCCCCGATCGGCGACCTGAAGTGGGTCGAGATCGACAATCACGACGACCTCGCCAAGGGCCGGGAGATCGCGTGCCAGTACTGA